Within Streptomyces roseirectus, the genomic segment CCCCGCACCGGCACCGAGTTGCCCTCCACCGGCCGGGGGATCCCCGCCCGCGCCGGCGCCGCGGCACTGCGCCCGGTCAGCGGCACGACCGGCGGCAGCGTCGCCGGGTCCTCGCCCAACACCACGCGCCGCACGACGCGTTCGGCGGCGCGGCCGTCGTCGTAGGGGCAGAAGCGGTCGCGGAACGCGGCGCGCAGCTCGGCGGAGCGGGAGCCGCGCCAGTGGCCGGTGGCGAAGATGTCGATCAGCTCGTCCTCGCTGCGCGCGACCGCGCCGGGCGGGAAGGCACGCAGGTCGAAGTAGGTTCCCCGGGCCGCCTCGTACGCCTCCCAGTCGTCCGCGTGGACGACGATCGGCCGGTCCAGGACCGCGTAGTCGAACATGATCGACGAGTAGTCGGTGACGAGCGCGTCCGCCGCGAGGCACAAAGACTCGACGCTCGGATGGTCCGTGACGTCGATGACCCGGCCGCCGCGCGGCAGGACGTCCGGCTGCCAGTAGTGCGCGCGGGCCAGGATCGTGAACCCGTCGCCGAGCCGGGCGAGGACCCGCTCCAGGTCGAGGGAGACGCGCTGAGAGCGCCGGTAGTCGCGGTGGGTGGGGGCATACAGGAGGGCGACCGTGTCGTGCGGGATGCCCAGGGAGGCACGGATGCGCGCGACGTCGTCCGAAGTCGCCTGCAACAGAAGGTCGTTGCGGGGGTAGCCGGTCTCCAGGGTCTCGTAGCCGCCGGGGTAGACCCGCTGCCAGGTGAGGGTGGTGTGCCGGTTCGCGGAGACGACGTAGTCCCACTTGTCGACGCCCCGCAGCAGCTCCGCGAAGTCGATGTCACGGCCGGCCGCCGGGTGGTCCTGGAGGTCGAGGCCCATGTGCTTGAGCGGGGTGCCGTGCTGGGTCTGCACGAAGACCTGGCCGGGCCGCTTCACCAGCCTGCGGTCGAAGTTGACGTTGTTCACCAGGTACTTGGAGCGGGCCAGCGCCGTCCAGTACGCGGCCGTGCCGGGCGCGATGCGGCGCGGGCCCGGCGGAATCGTGTGCTGGTAACGGGAGTTGGCGATCCACGCCGTGCGCACGTGCGGCGCGAACACCCGGAACGCCGACTCCAACGCGCCCGGGTTGCAGCCGTACCCGCGCCCCCAATACGCCGAGAAAACCGCCGAGTCGGTGCGCAGGGGGAGCTTCAGCTGGACGCGGTAGTGGAGTTGGAGGAGCGCGGCCCGCAGCGCGCGCAGGGCCTTCGCGCACAGCCGTCCGGTCCGCTCGCGCAGCGCCATCGCCGCCTGCACTACCCGGTAGGTGCGGTGCATGCCGAAGTGGACGAGGGAGTGGCGCAGCCGGGAGCGCAGCGGGACCCTGGCGCCGGGGACCCGGTAACGGCGGTAGTGGGCGCGGGCGTTGCGCAGGAACTCGGCGCGGTCCTCCCGGGGCAGGCGGCCCGGCCGGGTGAACACCGTCGAGAGGTGGTCGACCATGCGGCGGAACAACACCGGCTTCCAGCGGGCGAGTTCGGGACGCTGCTCGACGTACGCGAAGACGCGGTCGTACTGGTCGAAGACGTCGAAGTGCTTGCGGCTCGTGGTGGAGAGGATGTTGCCCTGGCGGCGCTGACGGTAGTGGACGCACGCGCGGTCCAGCGTCGCGATCGACTCGGCGGCCATCAGCGCGGGGTAACTCCAGGGAGTGTCCTCGTAGTACCCCGGAGGGAAGACGAGGCCCGCGCGGGCGGCGAAGTCACGGCGGACGGCCTTGTTCCAGGCGACCATCAAAACCCGCAGCAGCCCCGGCCGGTCCTCCAGCCGGAACGGGGCCGGACCCTGCTCGGTGAGCTGCCCCGCGAACGCGGCACGGGTGCGCTCGCCGCTCCAGTGGACGTTCGCGTGGTCGTAGACCAGGACCTCCGGCTCGCCCGTCTCCTTCAGCCGGTCGGCGATCGCCCGCAGCGCGTCCGGGACGAGGGTGTCGTCGCCGTCGAGAAAGACCAGGTAGTCGCCGCGGGCCCGCGCGATCCCGGCGTTGCGGGCCGCGCCCAGACCGGCGTTCTGCGGCAGGCGCAGGGCGACCACGCGGGCGTCGCGGGCCGCGTACTCGTCGATGATCTCGCCGCAGGCGTCCGGCGATCCGTCGTCCACGGCGATGAGTTCGAAGTCGCCGTACGACTGCGACAGCACGGAATCGAGGCATTCGTGCAGATACGCCTGGACCTGGTACGCGGGGACGATGACACTGAACCTGGGCAAGGGGGACATCCATGGGTCGGCGCGGGCGTTCTGCCCGGCAACGCGCTCCCACGTGCGTTGGTTACGCAGGGTTACGGCATCCGGGGGACGCGCACGCCACCCGGATGCCGTACAGCCGTCTACTTCACGGCTCCCGCCATCACCCCCGACACGAACTGCCGCTGGAACGCGAAGAACACGGCCAGCGGGATGACCATCGAGATGAACGCGCCCGGCGCCAGGATGTCGATGTTGTTGCCGAACTGCCTGACCTGCGTCTGGAGCGCGACCGTGATCGGCTGGCTGTCGGCGTCCGTGAACACCAGCGCGATCAGCATGTCGTTCCACACCCACAGGAACTGGAAGATGCCCAGGCTCGCGATCGCCGGACCGCCCAGCGGCAGCACCACCCGTGCGAACAGCCGGAGTTCACCCGCCCCGTCGAGCCGCGCGGCCTCCAGGAGTTCACGCGGGATCTCCGCGAAGAAGTTGCGCAGCAGGAACACCGCGAACGGCAGCCCGAACCCCGTGTGGAACAGGATCACCCCGAACACCGAGCCGAACAGCCCCAGTTTCCCGAAGAGTTCGGCGATCGGGATCAGCGCCACCTGCACCGGCACCACCAACAGGCCCACCACGCCCAGGAACCACCAGTCCCGCCCCGGGAACTCCATCCACGCGAACGCGTATCCGGCGAGCGCCCCGATGACGACGACCAGCACCGTCGCCGGCACCGTGATCAGCACCGTGTTGAGGATCGAGTCCGTGATGTCGCTGTTCTCCAGCAGCTTCTCGTAGGCCCCGAAGGTGAGTTGGGACGGCTCGGCGAACACCTTCCACCAGCCGCTCGCGTTCATCTCCTCCGGCGTCCGCAGCGACGACAGCAGCAGCCCGATCGTCGGCACCAGCCAGAACACCCCGACGACGACCAGGACGACGCGGACGGCGCCGCTGTTGACCTTCTCGACCAGTTTCGCGATCACCGCCGCACCTCCCGCCGCAGCCGCCGGACGTTGAACCACATCACCGGGATGACGAGCAGCAGCAGGAACACCGCGATGGCGCTCGCGACCCCGGGCTGGTCCTCCGAGAAACCCTTGCGGTACAGCTCGAGGGCGAGGACGTTCGCGTCGTCCTGCGAGGAACCCGGCGCGATGATGAACACCAGGTCGAACACCTTGAGCACGTTGATCATCAGCGTGACGGTGACGACGGCGAGGACCGGCGCGAGCATCGGGACGGTGACGCGCCGGAACACCTGCCACTCGTTCGCCCCGTCCACCCGCGCGGCCTCCATCAACTCCCGTGGCACGCTGGCCAGTCCGGCCGCGATGAGCACCATCGCGAACCCGGCCCACATCCAGACGTACGAGCCGATGATCGCCGGTGTCACCAACGACGGGCCCAGCCAGTCGAGTCCGTTGTACGGCTCGCTGAAGTTGCTCGCGGGCAACCGCAGTTGAGCACCGTCCGCGGAGTCGGGCAGCGTGAACGAGCCGTCGCCGCGCGCCGTCGTGGACGCGACGACCTTGCCGTCCTTCACCGCCTCGACGCGCATCCCGGCGTACCCCAACTCCTCGGCGTCCGGCTGCCCGAGGCGTCCGACGCCCTTGCCGCGCGTGAAGTCCTGCCAGGCGACGCCGGTGACCTTGCCCGGCTCCGGCGCCCTGAGCGCGGCGCGCTTCGCGTCGTCCGGCATCTGGTCGGGGGCGACGCCGACCAGCGGCAGGGTGACCGGATCGCCCACGCTCACCGGCGACTTGGTGATGAAACCGCCCCCGTCCGCGACCAGCGGCGACTGGCGTCCCGGGTGCGCCTTCGGGAACGCCGAGGACTGGGCGAACGTGTCGTGCACGCCCACCCAGACCGCGTTCGCGACCCCCTTGTCCGGGTCCTGGTCGTACACCAGCCGGAAGATGATCCCGGCCGCGAGCATCGAGATGGCCATCGGCATGAAGACGACCAGCTTGAACGCCGTTCCCCAGCGCACCCGTTCGGTCAGCACCGCGAAGATCAGACCGAGCGCGGTGGTCAGGGCCGGCGCGAACACCACCCAGATGACGTTGTTCTTCAGGGCCGTTCGGATGCCGTCGTCCGTGAAGAGCGACTGGTAGTTGTCGAATCCGGCGAAGGTGTCGCCCGACTGGTCGTAGAGACTCCTGACGACCGAGTACCCGATCGGGTACACCACGAGCGCGCCGAGCAGCACCAGGGCGGGCAGCAGGAACAGTGCCGCGACCGTCCGCCTGGTGCCGGTCACGCTCCTCCTCGACGTGGCCGAATGAGCTGACATCGAATCAGTTCCCGTACGCGGCGGCGGCGTTGGCTTCCAGCTTCGCCTGCGCGCCGGCGACGTCGGACGGGTTCTTCAGGAAGTCCTGGAGGTCCTTCCACTCACCCTTGCCCGGTGTCCCGCCGAACGCCTGCGGCGCCTGGTCCGACATGTCGAAGCGGAAGTCGTCGCCCGCCTTGATCAACGCCTCGGCGATGGTGCGCTGCACGTCGTTCGGGTACGCCGAGAAGTCGACGTTCTTGTTCGGCGAGAGGTAACCGCCCAGCCCCGCATGGACGGTTGCCGCGTCAGGCGAGGCCAGGAACGCCGCCAGCGCCTGCGCGCCCGGCGAGTCCTTGAAGAGCACCGCCGCGTCACCGCCCGAGACGACCGGCACCGTGTCGCCGACCTTCGGGAACGGGAACACCTTCGCGTCGGTGCCGATCTCCGACTTCGTCTGCCCGATGTTGACCTGCGCGAAGTCGCCCTCGTAGACCATCGCCGACTTCGGCTGGTCGCCGCCGGTGAACGTCTGCGTCACCGCGTTGGGGAACTGGAGTTGCAGCGAACCGTTCGCGCCGCCCGCCAAGTAGTCCTGTTTCCCCCAGACTTGGGCGAGCGTCTTCAGCGCCGTGGCGACCGACGGGTCCGTCCACTTGATCTCGTGCCTGGTCAACTGGTCGTACTTCTCGGGGCCCGCCTGCGAGAGGTACACGTTCTCGAACCAGTCGGTGAGCGGCCAGCCGTCCGCGCCCGGTACGGAGAACGGCGTCACTCCGGAGTCGTAGACCGTCTGCGCGGTGGCGAGGAGTTCGCTCCACGTCTTCGGCTCGGTCGCGCCCGCGTTCTCGAAGACCTTCGCGTTGTACCAGACCAGCGACTTGTTGGCGGCCTTGTAGTAGACGCCGTACTGCTTGCCGCCCACCTTGCCGATGTCCTGCCAGCCCTGCGAGTAGTTCTTCTGGACCTCCTTCAACGCGTCGCCCGTCACGGGCTTGGCCCAGCCCCGGTCGACCGCCTGCTTGATCGCGCCGGGCTGCGGCAGCAGCGCGATGTCCGGCGGTTTGCCGCCCGCGATCTTCGATCCCAGGAAGTTGATGATCGGGTCCTGCGCCGGGACGAACGTCACCTTCGCCCCGGTCCGCTTCTCGAACTCCGCCAGCACCTTCTTGAAGTTCGCCTGCTCGCCGCCCGACCAGACGGCGGCGACCTCCAGCGTGGTGCCGTTCAGCTTGGGAAGCGTGAGCCCGCTCCCCGTCGTCGTCTCCGTTCCCTTGCTGCTGCTCTCGCCGCCGCTCGGGCTGTCGTCGTCGCTGCCGCACGAGGTGAGCGAGAGCGTCAGGGCTCCCGCGAGAAAGGTCGCCGCGGCTGTCTTCACGGTTCTGCTGGTGCTGCTGCGCATCACTGCCCCGTTCTTCGTTCGTCGTCGAACGTCGAGCGTTGTCCCGTGGGTTCACTGGCTGATGGACTTCGGTTGTACGGGTCTACGACTTCGGTCCTACGGGTCTACGCCGGGCGGGTGGGGTCGGCAAGAGCGCATACGGTGTCAAGCGGGTGATTGTGACGGCGTCGTGATGACGGAGGGTGCCCGCCCGGACGTCCCTGAGGCCCCCTCAGGTCGCCAGCAGCGAGGGCACCTCCGCCGCCGAGACCTCCCTGGCCGCCCGCTCCAGCGCGCTGGCCAGGAGCGCGAGGTCGGTGGGGCCGTTGCCCAGCTCGCGCACCGTGCGCCGGGCCGGCGGATCGCCCATCCGGTGCCACTCCAGGGGCGTGACGGTCGGCCGCAGCGTCGCCGTACGGGGGATGCGCCCGGTGACCCGGCCGCCCTGGAACAGCGCCGTACGGCCGTCCGGCGTGGCCAGGCGGCCCCGGCCCGCCGCGGGCTCGTCCGGGGCCGTCCCGGGCGCCTCCAGGGCGATCCTCAGCGTCGCCCGGCGCGCGGGCTCCGACTCGGCCGTCCGCCCGCCCGGCCCGGTCGCGGCCACCAGGTGCACGCCGAGCCGCGCGCCCTCGCGCGCGACGGCCTCCAACGCGCGCGTGACCGACCCCGCCGACGGGCGCCCGGGGGAGCCGAGCGCCGGGGAGACCAGCGCGTCCAGGTCGTCGACGACGACGATCAGGCGGGGGAGCGGCGGCGCGACGTCCGCGTCCCGGCGGGACTTCGCGGCGCCGGGGCGCAGGCGCAGGGTGGTGCTCGGCGGGGCCTCCAGATCGGTCGCGCCCTGGGGCGCGCCCTGGGCGGGGACGGCGTGGCCGGGGGCGCCCTGCGCCGTGGCGGGCTGCGGCTGGCGCGCGGAGGCGCCTTGCGCGGAGGTGGCCTGCGACTGGCGCGCGGAGGCGCCCTGGAGCGTCGTCGTGCGCTGGTTCACGAGACGGCCCGACAGGGAGCGGTGGGTGTGCCAGTCCGTGAAGTCGGTGCGGCCGACGAGTTCGGCGCGGCGCTTCAGCTCGGACGTCAGCGACTGCGCGAACTCCCGCATGACGACCGGGTCGTTGGCGGTCAGGTGCGTCGTGACGTGCGGCAGGTCCGTGCACACGCGCAGACCCTCGCCCGAGCGGCCGATGCTGTCGCGGCCGTCCATCAGGACGACGCTCAGCCGGTCCGGACGCTCGGCCGCCGCCAGCGACGCGACGACCGCCCGCAGCAGCTCGGTGCGCCCGCTGCCGGCCGGCCCCTCGATCAGCAGGTGCGGGCCGTCGGCGACGAGATCGGCGGCGACCGGCCCGCGCGCGCCCGCGCCGAGGACGGCCAGCGCACGCCCGCCGACCGCGTCCGCGTCGTCGGCCGCGTCCGCCCAGCGGGCCATCAGCGACGCCGGAGTGGCCCGCGCCAGCCCTAGCTCGTCCAGCAGACGGGCCGACTGCGGCAACGGGACCGCCACGCGCGCGTGCCGGTCGCCCGCCGTCGCGTCCGGCCGCAGCGGGGCCAGCGCACGCGCGAACCGCTCGGCCCACGCGGCGGACACCGCGTCCACCGCGCCCGCGGTCCCCTCACCCACCGGACCGCCGCCCGGCGCGACGCGCGCGAGCCGCAGCACCGTCGCCACGTCCCCGCCGAGCAGCCCGACGGCCCCGCACTCCCGGAACAGCGGCACGACCGCGCAGGCCGCCTCGTACGCGCCCGCCACGGGCAGCGCCAGCGACCCCGGGTCCGTCTCCGACAGCACCAGCACATGGATCCCGGCCTCGGGGCCCCGCCGGACCAGCCGGACCAGCGCCTCGCGCAGCGCGGGCGTGCCGGGATCGCCGTCGACGACCACGACCGTGTACGGGCCCGGGAACACCGGCGCGCTCCCGGGCTTCGCCCAGGAAGGACGGCGGGCGGGCTCCTCGGCGCCGTAGGGGTGGCCGGTGCCCTCGGGGGCGTCCGTGGGGGCGTGGCGGTGGGGTTCGTCGGGGTGCGGGCGGCGGGACTGGGCCGGGAGGGGGACGCCGGCCGCGTGGGCGTCGGACGTCGCGGAGGCGGCGTGCGCCGGGGCGCTCGCGCGGGGCCGATCGCCGGGCGTCGCCGGGTGCTCGGTGGCGCCTCCCGCGCGCGGGGCCTCCCGGCCGTCCAGCCTGTGCAGCAGCTCCGCCACGCGGGCCGTCGCCTGGTCGTGGTCGTGGGCCAGGAGGAGACGGCACTCCTGGGAGTGCGCGGGGCGGACGTGCGGGAGCCAGCCGAGCCAGGACCACTCGGCGGTGCGCTCGGCCGGCGGGCGGGCGCGGTCGGTCGTGAGGAGGACGATCTCCAGGGTGTCCGGCGAGTGCAGCGCCGCGAACTGCGCGAGGACCGCGCGGGCCAGCCCCGACAGCCGGGGACGCGGACCGGCCAGGCCCAGCGCACCCGCCTCGCGCAGCGCCGCCGTGACCGGGACGACGGGCAGGACGGCGCCGTCGGCCGTCGGGCGGTCGGCCGTGGCGAGCCGGACCGTCAGGAACTCCGGGTGCCCGGGGGCCCGCTCCCACAGGCGCGGGCCCGGACCCAGCGCGGTCAGCAGCAGCGCGGCCGGGTCGGGCCAGATCTCCGGACCGGGCGAGGCGACGACCGGCGGCGCCCCGGCGGACACGCGCTCCCCGGCGTCGTACCCTTGCGGCCCGCTCGCCTCCTGCGCGTTCCGGTTCCCGGTCAGCCGCCGCGCCCACGCGGACAGGCCCCCACGCTTACGGCCGCCCTGCGGCACATCCCCGTGCACACCGTCCCCGGCGCGCATACGCGAGGCGTTCTGTGCGGGGCGGTCGACGCCGTCGGCCGGGGCCGTCACGGGGGAGCCGATGCCGGAGCGGCCACCGTGGGTGTCGCCGGAGGAGTTGGGGGAGCTGGGGGAGGCCACGGCGGAACCGCCGCTGGGGGCACCGGCACCGGCAGGGGAACCGGGGCCGAAGGAGGAACCGGCGCCGGCGGCAGGGCCGGCACCGGAGGGTGAGCCGGGGCCAGAGAGCGAGCCGGCACCGGAGAGACGCCCGCCGAGGGGACGGGCGCCCCTGGGCAGCGTGCCGTCGAACCGGGCGCGGCCGTCACCCGAGGCGCGCCCGTCGGCCCCGGCGCGGCTGTCAGCCTCGGCCCGGTCGTCGCCCCCGGCATGTCCTTGAGCCCCGGCGTACCCCTGGTGCCCGGAGCCCTGGGTCCCGGCGTACCCCTGGGCCCCGGAGGGCCCGGCATAGCCGTCGAGGCCCGCGCGGTTCGCCGCCCCGCCCTGAGGGGCCGTCGGTGAGCCCTGAGCCCCGGACTCCGCGTGGCGCCCCGACCAGCCGGGACCCGCGCCCCCGGCGCGACGTTCCGCCCCGGTCCGCGTCTCAGAAGCCGCGTGACCGTCCGCCTCCGCGTGCCTGGTCCCGCTGCGGCCGTCCGCCCCCGCCGGGTCTTCGGCGCCCGCGTGGCTCTCCGCCCCCGCGCGCGCCTCACCTCCCGCACGGTTCTCGATGCGCGGCGCACCCCCCTGCCCCGGCACCGACAGCCCCCCGCCGGCACGGGAACCCCGCGCCCCGGCGTCAGAGCCGTCGCCCGCCTCCGCAGATCTGCCGCCCGCGTGCGAGCCCCAAGCCCCGGCACCAGAGCCATCGCCCGAGCCCGCAGGTCTGCCGTCGGTGCGGGAGCCCCGCGCCCCGGCACCAGAGCCGTCGCCGGAGCCCGTCGGCCGGCCGTCGCCAGTGCCCGTCTGCCAGCCTTCGCCGGAGCCCGTCGGCCCGCCCGCGCGTGACCCCCACTCCGGGGCCAGCGTGCCGTGGGCGTGTCCGGTCGCACCGTTCTCGCCCCCCACGCGCACGGGCGCGACGCGTACGTGTCCCTCGCCGTCCGGGGTCGTCGTCACGCGGGCCGTGGCGTCCCCGGTGGGCGCGAGGCGCAGGGCGGACTCGCCGAGGCGCAGGAGCGCGCCCGGCGGGAAGAGGGCCGGGCGGTCGGTGACGCGGACGCCGTCGAGGGTGGTGCCGTTGGTGGAGCCGAGGTCGGTGACGGTGACGCGCCCGTCGGGAGCGAGGGTGACCGCGCAGTGGACGCGGGAGACGTCCGGATCGTCCAGGGGCACGTCCGCGTCGGTGGAGCGGCCGACGCGGATCTGGCCGCCGTGCAGCAGGTGCACCCCGCCCGCGTCGGGGCCCGCGACGACGTGCAGGCGGGCCGGGGCGTCGTCGATCTCGGGGTGGGCCTCGGGGGCGGCGGGGACGCCGAGGGAGAGGACCGCGCCGTCGATCAGGGGCGGCTCGCCGAGCGTCGTGCGCGTCGTGTCCAGCCGCTGCTCGCCCGCGTACAGGACGACCGCCCCGCTTCCGGGAGCCTCGCCCGTCACGGCGGACGACAGCGCGGCGGCGACCGCCGAGAGCGCCGTCCCCGCGGGTGCCGTCACCAGCACGTCGCAGCTCGCTGCCTGACCCCGGGTCTCGGAGGCCGGGGCCTGCGGGTCTACGACGGTCAGCCGGATCTGCATCGCCGTCAGCGGTCCCTTCTGCCCCGGGCGGTCTTCCCCCCACCCCACACGAGCACGTCGGCCAGTACTGGGGGCATCCTCGCACCTGTCACCGACAACGCGGACGCCACCGGCGGCCGAGTGATCTTGATTGGTCGGCTCTGCCCGCAAAAGTGCCGGACGGACGGTCCGCCGCTGATCACTTGAGATCCGTCACGTTTCGGGCCTGGCAACCAACGGACCGGAGAACGCGTCTTCCCGGTGAAACCGGAGGACTTCCCGGTCCCACCCGGTCATTCACTGTCAGGGCGTTGACAGGCCCCTCCGAACGCGCGCGGGAGGACGCTCGTACCCATAGCCGGAGGACAGTCCCCTCCCGGGGCCACAGCACTACAGTGGGTCGGAACACAAGCAGGCATATCGGCAATCACCAGGGAGCGCGTGACGTGCGGCCAGTCGGCAGCAAGTACTTGCTTGAGGAGCCGCTAGGACGCGGCGCCACGGGCACCGTCTGGCGTGCCCGCCAGCGGGAGGCCGCCGGCGCCGAGGCCGCCGTGCCCGGACAGCCCGGTGAGACCGTCGCCATCAAGGTCCTCAAGGAGGAGCTGGCGAGCGACCCGGACGTCGTGATGCGGTTCCTGCGCGAGCGCTCGGTCCTGCTGCGCCTGACGCACCCGAACATCGTCCGGGTCCGCGACCTGGTCGTCGAGGGCGACCTGCTGGCCCTGGTCATGGACCTCGTCGAGGGCCCCGACCTGCACCGCTACCTGCGCGAGAACGGCCCCTTCAGCCCGGTCGCGGCGGCCCTGCTGACCGCCCAGGTCGCCGACGCGCTCGCGGCGAGCCACGCGGACGGGGTGGTCCACCGCGACCTGAAGCCCGCCAACGTCCTGCTGCGCCAGCACGGCGGCCAGATGCACCCCCTGCTGACCGACTTCGGCATCGCCCGCCTCGCCGACTCCCCGGGCCTGACCCGCACCAGCGAGTTCGTCGGCACGCCCGCGTACGTGGCGCCCGAGTCCGCCGAGGGCCGCCCGCAGACGTCCGCCGTGGACGTCTACGGCGCGGGCATCCTGCTGTACGAGCTGGTCACCGGACGCCCGCCGTTCTCCGGGGGCTCCGCCCTCGAAGTCCTCCACCAGCATCTGAGCGCCGAACCGCGCCGCCCCTCCACCGTCCCGGAGCCCCTGTGGACGGTCATCGAGCGCTGCCTGCGCAAGAACCCCGCCGAGCGCCCCGGCGCGCAGAGCCTCGCCCGCGCGCTGCGGATCGTCGCCGAGGGCATCGGCGTGCACGCGAACTCGACGCAGATCGCCGCCGCCGAGGGCGTGGGCCACGTCCTCACACCCGACCCGGCCCCCGCGGCCGTCCCGGGCGCCGACGGCTCCGCCGACCCGACCCAGGTGCTGCCGCACAGCGCGCCCGGGGGCGCGTACGACCCGAACGCCGCCACCAGCGTGCTCCCGCACACCGGCGCGCCCCAGCCCGCGGGCGCCGCCGACCCCACCGCCGTGCTCCCCCAGACCGGAGCCGCGGACCCCACGGCGGTCCTTCCGCCGGTCCCGCCGGGCCAGCAGCAGGGACCCGGCCCGCAGGAGCCGCACCCCTGGCAGAGCCAGCTGCGCGCCGCCCGCGACCGCAACGAGCAGACGCAGGTCCAGTACCTCGACCCCGGCGAGGACCCGCTGCGCCGCCGCCCCCAGCGGCAGGTCGCGCGCCCCCACCAGCAGCCTCAGCAACACCCCCAGCAGCCTCCGCAGGGCCCGCCGCAGGGCCAGGGACGCCCGCCCCAGGGCGGCCGGCAGGGCGGCCCCTCCGTTCAGGCGTACGGCTACCAGCAGCAACAGCAGTACGCGCCCCCGCAGCAGCAGTACGCCCCGCAGCAGCCCCCGCCCCAGCAGCAGCGGTACGCACCCGCGCCCGCGCCGGAGCGCCGTCCCCAGCAGCGGCCCGCCCCGGAGCCGCGCGAGCGCGAACCCCGTGAGTCGCGCCGCCGCAGCGCCAACCCGATGCGCATCCCCGGGCTCGGCTGCCTCAAGGGGTGCCTGTTCACGATCCTCATCCTGTTCGTCGCGAGCTGGCTGATCTGGGAGTTCTCGCCCCTCCAGGACTGGATCGGCAGCGGCAAGGGCTACTGGGACCAGCTCACCGACTGGTTCAGCTCGGTCACCGGATGGTTCGACTCCGTGGCGGGCAACTGATCGCCGAGTTTGGGGATTTGTCGACATCCGACGGGTGATTTCCGTCTCCGCTGCGAAGGTTGGCTCTCCGGACGCGTACGTTTGACCGCAACACGCGTCGGTAGGAGCAGTCTTGGCACGGAAGATCGGCAGCCGGTACACCGCCCACCAGATCCTGGGGCGGGGCAGCGCCGGCACGGTGTGGCTCGGCGAGGGCCCCGAGGGGCCCGTCGCGATCAAGCTGCTGCGCGAGGACCTGTCGTCGGACGAGGAGCTGGTCGGCAGGTTCGTGCAGGAGCGCACGGCGCTGCTCGGGCTCTCCCACCCGAACGTCGTCTCCGTACGGGACCTGGTCGTCGACGGCAACGACCTCGCGCTGGTCATGGACCTGGTCCGGGGCACGGACGTCCGCACGCGCCTGGACCGCGACCGGCGGCTCGCGCCCGAGGCGGCCGTCGCGATCGTCGCGGACGTCGCCGAAGGGCTCGCCGCCGCGCACGCGGCAGGGGTCGTGCACCGCGACGTGAAGCCCGAGAACGTCCTCCTGGACATGCAGGGCCCCCTCGGGCCCGGCGGGTCCCACCGGGCGCTCCTGACGGACTTCGGCGTCGCCAAGCTGATCGACACCCCGAAGCGGACCAAGGCCACCAAGATCATCGGCACGCCGGACTACCTGGCCCCCGAGATCGTCGAAGGGCTGCCCCCGCGCGCGTCCGTCGACATCTACGCCCTCGCGACCGTCCTGTACGAACTCCTCGCGGGCTTCACCCCGTTCGGCGGCGGCCACCCCGGGGCCGTCCTGCGCCGGCACGTCACCGAGTCCGTCGCGCCCCTGCCGGGCATCCCCGACGAGCTGTGGCAGCTCCTCGTCCAGTGCCTCGCCAAGGCGCCCGCCTCGCGCCTGCGCGCCTCCGAGCTGGCCGCGCGCCTGCGCGAGCTGCTGCCGTCCCTGGCCGGGATGCCGCCCCTGGACGTCGACGAGCCCGAGACGGAGCCCGCCGAGGCCGTGCCGGACGACCAGGAGGCCGACGCCGCCCCCAAGGGCGCCGTCCGCAGGGGCGCGGTGCCGCTCGTGCC encodes:
- a CDS encoding bifunctional glycosyltransferase/CDP-glycerol:glycerophosphate glycerophosphotransferase, translated to MPRFSVIVPAYQVQAYLHECLDSVLSQSYGDFELIAVDDGSPDACGEIIDEYAARDARVVALRLPQNAGLGAARNAGIARARGDYLVFLDGDDTLVPDALRAIADRLKETGEPEVLVYDHANVHWSGERTRAAFAGQLTEQGPAPFRLEDRPGLLRVLMVAWNKAVRRDFAARAGLVFPPGYYEDTPWSYPALMAAESIATLDRACVHYRQRRQGNILSTTSRKHFDVFDQYDRVFAYVEQRPELARWKPVLFRRMVDHLSTVFTRPGRLPREDRAEFLRNARAHYRRYRVPGARVPLRSRLRHSLVHFGMHRTYRVVQAAMALRERTGRLCAKALRALRAALLQLHYRVQLKLPLRTDSAVFSAYWGRGYGCNPGALESAFRVFAPHVRTAWIANSRYQHTIPPGPRRIAPGTAAYWTALARSKYLVNNVNFDRRLVKRPGQVFVQTQHGTPLKHMGLDLQDHPAAGRDIDFAELLRGVDKWDYVVSANRHTTLTWQRVYPGGYETLETGYPRNDLLLQATSDDVARIRASLGIPHDTVALLYAPTHRDYRRSQRVSLDLERVLARLGDGFTILARAHYWQPDVLPRGGRVIDVTDHPSVESLCLAADALVTDYSSIMFDYAVLDRPIVVHADDWEAYEAARGTYFDLRAFPPGAVARSEDELIDIFATGHWRGSRSAELRAAFRDRFCPYDDGRAAERVVRRVVLGEDPATLPPVVPLTGRSAAAPARAGIPRPVEGNSVPVRGR
- a CDS encoding ABC transporter substrate-binding protein yields the protein MRSSTSRTVKTAAATFLAGALTLSLTSCGSDDDSPSGGESSSKGTETTTGSGLTLPKLNGTTLEVAAVWSGGEQANFKKVLAEFEKRTGAKVTFVPAQDPIINFLGSKIAGGKPPDIALLPQPGAIKQAVDRGWAKPVTGDALKEVQKNYSQGWQDIGKVGGKQYGVYYKAANKSLVWYNAKVFENAGATEPKTWSELLATAQTVYDSGVTPFSVPGADGWPLTDWFENVYLSQAGPEKYDQLTRHEIKWTDPSVATALKTLAQVWGKQDYLAGGANGSLQLQFPNAVTQTFTGGDQPKSAMVYEGDFAQVNIGQTKSEIGTDAKVFPFPKVGDTVPVVSGGDAAVLFKDSPGAQALAAFLASPDAATVHAGLGGYLSPNKNVDFSAYPNDVQRTIAEALIKAGDDFRFDMSDQAPQAFGGTPGKGEWKDLQDFLKNPSDVAGAQAKLEANAAAAYGN
- a CDS encoding sugar ABC transporter permease; translated protein: MTGTRRTVAALFLLPALVLLGALVVYPIGYSVVRSLYDQSGDTFAGFDNYQSLFTDDGIRTALKNNVIWVVFAPALTTALGLIFAVLTERVRWGTAFKLVVFMPMAISMLAAGIIFRLVYDQDPDKGVANAVWVGVHDTFAQSSAFPKAHPGRQSPLVADGGGFITKSPVSVGDPVTLPLVGVAPDQMPDDAKRAALRAPEPGKVTGVAWQDFTRGKGVGRLGQPDAEELGYAGMRVEAVKDGKVVASTTARGDGSFTLPDSADGAQLRLPASNFSEPYNGLDWLGPSLVTPAIIGSYVWMWAGFAMVLIAAGLASVPRELMEAARVDGANEWQVFRRVTVPMLAPVLAVVTVTLMINVLKVFDLVFIIAPGSSQDDANVLALELYRKGFSEDQPGVASAIAVFLLLLVIPVMWFNVRRLRREVRR
- a CDS encoding carbohydrate ABC transporter permease, with translation MIAKLVEKVNSGAVRVVLVVVGVFWLVPTIGLLLSSLRTPEEMNASGWWKVFAEPSQLTFGAYEKLLENSDITDSILNTVLITVPATVLVVVIGALAGYAFAWMEFPGRDWWFLGVVGLLVVPVQVALIPIAELFGKLGLFGSVFGVILFHTGFGLPFAVFLLRNFFAEIPRELLEAARLDGAGELRLFARVVLPLGGPAIASLGIFQFLWVWNDMLIALVFTDADSQPITVALQTQVRQFGNNIDILAPGAFISMVIPLAVFFAFQRQFVSGVMAGAVK